Proteins encoded by one window of Chondromyces crocatus:
- the orn gene encoding oligoribonuclease produces the protein MPDRSQRMVWVDLEMTGLDEEKCSIVEIATIVTESNLEIVAEGPCLVIHQPEEALASMTDFVRDLHTRSGLLDRVRSSTVNLAEARDQTLAFLTEHCEPGKSPLCGNSVWKDRAFLQRGMPEILSFLHYRIIDVSTIKELVRRWCPTHEAPKKREVHRALDDIRESIAELRWYRDRIFPLQSPAGLSSDPQSPTR, from the coding sequence ATGCCCGACCGTTCGCAGCGCATGGTGTGGGTCGATCTGGAGATGACCGGCCTGGACGAGGAGAAGTGCTCCATCGTCGAGATCGCCACGATTGTTACAGAGTCGAACCTCGAGATTGTCGCCGAAGGCCCCTGCCTGGTCATTCACCAGCCCGAGGAGGCGCTCGCGTCGATGACGGACTTCGTTCGCGACCTTCACACGCGGTCGGGTTTGCTCGACCGGGTCCGGAGTTCGACGGTGAACCTCGCCGAGGCGCGAGACCAGACGCTGGCCTTTCTGACGGAGCACTGCGAGCCGGGAAAGTCCCCCCTGTGCGGCAACTCCGTCTGGAAAGATCGCGCCTTTCTCCAGCGCGGAATGCCGGAGATCCTCTCGTTCCTCCACTACCGCATCATCGATGTCTCCACGATCAAAGAGCTGGTACGGAGATGGTGCCCGACTCACGAGGCGCCAAAGAAACGTGAGGTCCACCGCGCCCTGGACGATATCCGGGAGTCGATTGCCGAGCTGCGCTGGTACCGCGATCGTATCTTTCCCCTGCAATCCCCCGCAGGCTTGTCTTCCGATCCTCAGAGCCCAACCCGATGA
- a CDS encoding glutathione S-transferase N-terminal domain-containing protein translates to MNRTLDVATSFAATLASLAGGLTVGPLGPRPEKPLELYEFERCPFCRKVREALTILDLDAIIYPCPSGGPRFRKVVEQRGGKAQFPYLVDPNTGREMYESDAIIHYLSEQYGTGKVPTLLALGPLTMARAASSSLWRLHRGRVYRTARAPEKPLELYSFEASPFCRIVREELCELEIPYLLHNVGKKSPKREAFVARGGKMQVPWLHDPNTDRSLYESADIVAYLNATYAA, encoded by the coding sequence ATGAACCGCACCCTCGACGTCGCCACCTCGTTCGCCGCCACGCTCGCCAGCCTGGCGGGCGGTCTGACCGTCGGCCCGCTCGGTCCGCGCCCCGAGAAGCCGCTGGAGCTCTACGAGTTCGAGCGCTGCCCCTTCTGCCGCAAGGTCCGTGAGGCGCTCACCATCCTCGACCTCGACGCGATCATCTACCCCTGCCCCAGCGGAGGGCCCCGCTTTCGCAAGGTGGTCGAACAGAGAGGCGGCAAGGCGCAGTTCCCGTATCTGGTCGACCCGAACACGGGCCGGGAGATGTACGAGTCGGATGCCATCATCCACTACCTCTCGGAGCAGTACGGGACCGGCAAGGTCCCGACCCTCCTGGCGCTCGGTCCACTCACCATGGCGCGCGCTGCCTCCAGCTCTCTCTGGCGCCTGCACCGAGGTCGTGTGTACCGGACGGCCAGAGCCCCCGAGAAACCGCTGGAGCTCTACAGCTTCGAGGCCTCTCCCTTCTGTCGGATCGTGCGCGAGGAGCTTTGCGAACTCGAAATCCCCTACCTGCTCCACAATGTCGGCAAGAAGAGCCCGAAGCGTGAGGCCTTCGTCGCACGAGGGGGAAAAATGCAGGTGCCCTGGCTTCACGACCCCAACACCGACCGTAGCCTGTACGAGTCGGCGGACATCGTCGCGTACCTGAACGCGACCTACGCGGCCTGA
- a CDS encoding xanthine dehydrogenase family protein molybdopterin-binding subunit — MAEEKGKVTLQTGLVFPGGSSLGEVERVIPADEPPPWPLNDKLAVVGKPAQRIDGPLKVTGAATYTADVRLPGMLHARVVRSPHPHARVTNIDISGAERHPAARAVHVLDHMRGGAKLRDPRQEMRSKYPVVRYVGQPIVAVAAVSPEAADEVARLIKVEYEVLPFVVDLDDARKPDAPKVFPGPTEQPASAGGGGAVPNVPQQGNVRGPTKTGPLGPPRGDVERGFADADVIVEGTFRTAVQTHSALETHGVVADWKPELLTVYASTQGTNTVRDELAEVFNLPKGKVRVITDFMGGGFGAKFGIGNFGVLAVHLSRKASAPVRLMLDRKEEHTSGGNRPSSVQHLRIGAKKDGALTAIHHVSHGTGGTATGAGAGAPAKNMYACPNILIEESDVFTHAGPSAAFRAPGHPQGAFALEQLIDELAEKLGMDPLALRDKIDIDEDLGGRNVDSEARRMERKIGSQKFGWSRRKAPGSDPGPVKRGLGMAQAIWYRFVDLDASCEVRILRDGSVEVLSAVQDIGTGIRTVLAQVVAEELGLQPKDITVRIGDTTYPTGVPSGGSRTTGSITPAARNAAHQVRRRFLADVAAGMGARPEALSLKGGKVLLGDDGGRGIAFRAAASKLKTEQITATATRANDYGGFAPGRRGAGIGGFGGVQFAEVAVDTETGIIKVERVVAVHDCGRPLNPLALESQVNGGILQGISYALYENRVLDRRAGVQLNANLEQYKVLGAREVPTIEVVILEEYLGRSSTDAGGIGEPATVPTAAAVANAVYNATGVRMVELPMTPARVIEALARKGSR, encoded by the coding sequence ATGGCCGAGGAGAAGGGCAAGGTCACGCTCCAGACGGGTCTCGTGTTCCCGGGCGGCTCCTCTCTCGGCGAGGTGGAGCGGGTGATCCCGGCCGACGAGCCGCCGCCGTGGCCCCTGAACGACAAGCTCGCCGTCGTCGGCAAGCCCGCCCAGCGCATCGACGGCCCGCTCAAGGTGACGGGGGCCGCGACCTACACCGCCGACGTGCGCCTGCCAGGCATGCTCCACGCGCGCGTCGTCCGGTCGCCGCACCCGCACGCGAGGGTGACGAACATCGACATCAGCGGCGCCGAGCGGCACCCGGCGGCGCGCGCCGTCCACGTGCTCGATCACATGCGCGGCGGGGCCAAGCTCCGTGACCCGCGGCAAGAGATGCGCTCGAAGTACCCCGTCGTGCGCTACGTCGGTCAGCCCATCGTCGCCGTCGCGGCGGTGAGCCCGGAGGCCGCCGACGAAGTCGCGCGGCTCATCAAGGTCGAGTACGAGGTGCTGCCCTTCGTCGTCGACCTGGACGACGCGCGCAAGCCCGACGCCCCGAAGGTCTTTCCAGGCCCCACCGAGCAGCCCGCTTCCGCGGGAGGGGGCGGCGCGGTCCCGAACGTGCCCCAGCAGGGCAACGTCCGTGGCCCCACGAAGACCGGCCCCCTCGGACCGCCCCGTGGGGATGTGGAGCGCGGCTTTGCCGACGCCGACGTGATCGTCGAGGGCACCTTCCGCACGGCGGTGCAGACCCACTCGGCGCTCGAGACGCACGGCGTGGTCGCGGACTGGAAGCCCGAACTCCTCACCGTCTACGCCTCCACCCAGGGCACGAACACGGTCCGTGACGAGCTGGCCGAGGTCTTCAACCTGCCCAAGGGCAAGGTCCGGGTGATCACCGACTTCATGGGCGGCGGCTTCGGCGCCAAGTTCGGCATCGGCAACTTCGGCGTGCTCGCCGTGCACCTCTCCAGGAAGGCCAGCGCGCCCGTGCGCCTCATGCTCGACCGCAAAGAGGAGCACACCTCGGGCGGCAACCGGCCCAGCTCGGTCCAGCACCTGCGCATCGGCGCGAAGAAGGACGGCGCCCTCACCGCCATCCACCACGTCTCTCACGGGACCGGCGGCACGGCCACCGGTGCGGGCGCGGGCGCTCCGGCCAAGAACATGTACGCCTGCCCGAACATCCTCATCGAGGAGAGCGACGTGTTCACCCACGCCGGCCCCTCCGCCGCCTTCCGCGCGCCCGGGCACCCTCAGGGGGCGTTCGCCCTCGAGCAGCTCATCGACGAGCTCGCCGAGAAGCTCGGGATGGATCCGCTCGCCCTCCGGGACAAGATCGACATCGACGAGGACCTCGGCGGTCGCAACGTCGACAGCGAGGCGCGCCGCATGGAGCGCAAGATCGGCAGCCAGAAGTTCGGCTGGTCGAGGCGCAAGGCGCCGGGCTCGGACCCGGGGCCGGTGAAGCGCGGCCTCGGTATGGCGCAGGCCATCTGGTACCGCTTCGTGGACCTCGACGCGAGCTGCGAGGTGCGCATCCTCCGGGACGGCTCCGTCGAGGTGCTGTCCGCGGTGCAGGACATCGGCACCGGCATCCGCACCGTGCTCGCGCAGGTCGTGGCCGAAGAGCTCGGGCTTCAGCCGAAGGACATCACCGTCCGCATCGGCGACACCACCTACCCGACGGGCGTCCCTTCCGGCGGCAGCAGGACCACCGGCTCGATCACCCCGGCGGCGCGCAACGCAGCCCACCAGGTCCGCCGCCGGTTTCTCGCCGACGTCGCCGCCGGCATGGGCGCCAGGCCCGAGGCGCTCAGCCTGAAGGGAGGCAAGGTCCTGCTCGGGGACGACGGCGGTCGCGGCATCGCCTTCAGGGCGGCTGCCTCCAAGCTGAAGACCGAGCAGATCACCGCCACGGCCACCCGCGCCAACGACTACGGCGGCTTCGCCCCGGGGCGGCGCGGCGCAGGCATCGGCGGCTTCGGCGGCGTCCAGTTCGCAGAGGTCGCCGTCGACACCGAGACCGGCATCATCAAGGTCGAGCGCGTGGTCGCGGTGCACGACTGCGGCCGCCCCCTCAACCCCCTCGCCCTGGAGAGCCAGGTCAACGGGGGCATTCTCCAGGGCATCTCCTACGCCCTCTACGAGAACCGTGTGCTCGACCGGCGCGCGGGCGTGCAGCTCAACGCGAACCTCGAGCAGTACAAGGTGCTCGGCGCGCGCGAGGTGCCGACCATCGAGGTCGTGATCCTGGAGGAGTACCTCGGCCGCAGCTCGACGGACGCGGGCGGCATCGGCGAGCCGGCAACGGTGCCCACCGCGGCGGCGGTCGCCAACGCCGTCTACAACGCCACCGGCGTGCGGATGGTCGAGCTGCCGATGACACCGGCGCGGGTGATCGAGGCGCTGGCGAGGAAGGGATCGCGATGA
- a CDS encoding FAD binding domain-containing protein, with translation MNRFSWVNPSSIEDAVAALEPGASIKAGGIDMMDLLKEGLIVPQRLVNLRAVEGLDQIEETSDGLHIGPLVTLARLAADPTIQKLHRALADAASRAATPQIRNVATVGGNLLQRPRCWYFRNEAFVCRKKGGGRCYAHGGENAYHAILDNQLCAAVHPSAMATALLALGAQLEIRGPVGQRSAPLEGFFVAPEVDVMRENALGDREIITKIILPEPPSGSGSAYLKQGEKESFDWPLAEVAVMLEREANRCKRASIVLGAAAPVPFRAKAAEDALTGKVVDEATARAAARAAVQGAKPLEQNAYKVTIFEAIVRRTILAAHGNVK, from the coding sequence ATGAACCGCTTCAGCTGGGTGAACCCTTCCTCCATCGAGGACGCCGTGGCGGCGCTGGAGCCGGGCGCGTCGATCAAGGCCGGCGGCATCGACATGATGGACCTCCTCAAGGAGGGTCTCATCGTCCCCCAGCGCCTCGTGAACCTCCGCGCCGTGGAGGGGCTCGACCAGATCGAGGAGACCTCGGACGGGCTCCACATCGGCCCCCTGGTCACCCTGGCACGTCTTGCCGCCGACCCGACGATCCAGAAGCTCCATCGCGCGCTCGCCGACGCGGCCAGCCGTGCCGCAACCCCCCAGATCCGCAACGTGGCCACGGTGGGCGGCAATCTCCTCCAGCGCCCTCGCTGCTGGTATTTCCGCAACGAGGCCTTCGTCTGCCGCAAGAAGGGGGGAGGCCGCTGCTACGCGCACGGCGGCGAGAACGCCTACCACGCCATCCTCGACAACCAGCTCTGCGCGGCCGTGCACCCCTCGGCCATGGCCACTGCACTGCTCGCCCTCGGAGCGCAGCTCGAGATCCGCGGACCCGTAGGCCAGCGCAGCGCGCCGCTGGAAGGCTTCTTCGTCGCACCGGAGGTGGACGTGATGCGCGAGAATGCGCTCGGGGACCGGGAGATCATCACCAAGATCATCCTCCCCGAGCCCCCCTCGGGCTCCGGCTCCGCCTACCTCAAGCAGGGCGAGAAAGAGTCGTTCGACTGGCCGCTGGCCGAGGTGGCGGTGATGCTGGAGCGCGAGGCGAACCGCTGCAAGCGCGCGTCGATCGTGCTGGGCGCCGCGGCCCCGGTGCCCTTTCGCGCGAAAGCTGCGGAGGACGCGCTCACCGGCAAGGTCGTGGACGAGGCGACCGCCCGCGCCGCGGCGCGGGCCGCGGTGCAAGGAGCGAAGCCGCTCGAACAGAACGCCTACAAGGTGACCATCTTCGAGGCCATCGTCCGGCGGACGATCCTCGCCGCGCACGGGAACGTGAAATGA
- a CDS encoding cation diffusion facilitator family transporter, whose protein sequence is MRDAQGDRRLTLGGHDHEGDREHDHDHEHDAHSHGSGEHEHHHHDHSATPLKRLAWAFGITAGFMGVEAGVGWWSGSLALVADAGHMLADAAALGLAMIAQRIAARERTHDRTFGYRRAEVLAAFVNGIALALTAIWVFYEAASRWSSPPHIHAGAVAITAAVGLLVNLLSATILSAGKGGHNVNTRAALAHVISDALGSVGALLAAAAILLFGWNRADALISVGIGALILWGGWRLVRDTSRVLMEGSPAQMDLAVVEATILDVEGVAALHDLHVWSISEGFDVLTVHVVIEPGHHGIEVAAAVNRRMRKDHGLSHCTVQPEAPRDERLVTLRRGPA, encoded by the coding sequence ATGCGAGACGCCCAGGGCGACCGGCGGCTGACTCTCGGTGGTCACGACCACGAAGGTGATCGTGAACACGACCATGATCATGAGCACGATGCTCACAGCCATGGTTCGGGTGAGCACGAACACCACCACCACGATCACAGCGCGACACCTCTGAAGCGGCTCGCGTGGGCCTTCGGCATCACCGCGGGCTTCATGGGCGTCGAGGCCGGCGTGGGCTGGTGGTCGGGGAGCCTCGCGCTGGTCGCGGACGCTGGCCACATGCTCGCCGATGCGGCGGCGCTCGGCTTGGCGATGATCGCGCAGCGCATCGCCGCGCGAGAGCGGACGCACGACCGCACCTTCGGTTACCGACGGGCAGAGGTGCTCGCCGCATTCGTGAACGGCATCGCGCTCGCGCTCACGGCGATCTGGGTCTTCTATGAGGCCGCGTCGCGGTGGTCCTCACCGCCGCACATTCACGCTGGTGCGGTGGCGATCACCGCGGCGGTCGGTCTGCTCGTCAACCTGCTGTCGGCCACCATCCTTTCTGCAGGGAAGGGGGGACACAACGTCAACACCCGGGCGGCGCTGGCGCACGTGATCTCCGACGCCTTGGGCTCGGTGGGGGCGCTCCTCGCGGCGGCAGCGATCCTGCTCTTCGGCTGGAACCGGGCCGATGCCTTGATCAGCGTCGGCATCGGCGCGCTGATCCTCTGGGGCGGCTGGCGGCTCGTGCGCGACACCTCCCGCGTGCTCATGGAGGGCAGCCCGGCCCAGATGGATCTGGCCGTCGTCGAGGCGACGATCCTCGACGTGGAGGGCGTCGCGGCGCTGCACGACCTGCACGTCTGGTCGATCTCCGAGGGCTTCGACGTCCTCACCGTGCACGTCGTGATCGAGCCGGGCCATCACGGGATCGAGGTCGCCGCGGCCGTGAACCGCCGGATGCGAAAGGACCACGGCCTCAGTCACTGTACGGTCCAGCCCGAGGCGCCGCGCGACGAGCGCCTCGTGACGCTGCGACGCGGCCCCGCGTGA
- a CDS encoding serine/threonine-protein kinase, with protein sequence MQAGQQLTQAIRLTRPLTSGAMGSGVWVAEHAALRTQVAVKFLDVSQAKDPDLSMRFRQEARAAAQLKNPHVAQILGHGISEEGEPYIVTELLEGETLQSRLLRLGPRPLTEVTRIVTQAAKALGQAHRFGVFHGEIRPETLLLLDVEGEPFVKVIDFGLARPPCIDSTRSIATPGQLAAASYLSPEQLDGARQPDQQADLWALSVVVYEALTGRPPFRTDQVSGLIIAVETSAFARPSTLRRGLPEAIDVWIARALQRQPEARFSSARELAETFEQASGATVRATEPESGASISSRPTARSVPPTPDSRPGLGGPPSWSGGSLMSGPLSTALGASALGDRERGPESRRLAVSVTDDSPRSRLGPVPREAQELQVKEGRVSLVRGHIVKLGTEAIVCPADEKLSPGFDGVSQAIHRAAGPELAEMATRIGPCAQGNAEITGAGRLPAPIRNVIHAVGPLFQASREPECAALLRRVVEVSLQRAEQYGVRSVAFPGMSTSYGYPIEKAAPVLLEAAVEHLQRPTSTIRHIVFALLTDVSFQVFTQALGALSRKRS encoded by the coding sequence ATGCAGGCCGGGCAGCAACTGACGCAAGCCATCCGGCTCACGCGTCCTCTGACATCAGGGGCGATGGGCAGCGGCGTCTGGGTGGCGGAGCACGCAGCGCTCCGCACGCAGGTGGCCGTGAAGTTCCTGGATGTGAGCCAGGCGAAGGATCCCGATCTGTCGATGCGCTTCCGGCAGGAGGCGCGCGCGGCAGCGCAGCTCAAGAACCCGCACGTCGCGCAGATCCTGGGCCACGGGATCTCCGAGGAGGGCGAGCCGTACATCGTGACCGAGCTGCTCGAGGGCGAGACGCTCCAGAGCAGGCTGCTGCGGCTCGGCCCGAGGCCGCTCACCGAGGTGACGCGCATCGTCACCCAGGCGGCCAAGGCGCTGGGGCAAGCGCACCGGTTCGGGGTGTTCCATGGCGAGATCCGGCCAGAGACGCTGCTGTTGCTCGACGTGGAGGGAGAGCCGTTCGTCAAGGTGATCGACTTCGGCCTGGCCAGGCCGCCGTGCATCGACAGCACCCGCTCCATCGCAACGCCTGGCCAGCTCGCTGCCGCCTCCTACCTGAGTCCGGAGCAGCTCGACGGCGCGCGGCAGCCGGATCAGCAGGCCGATCTGTGGGCGCTGTCGGTGGTGGTCTACGAGGCCCTCACCGGACGCCCGCCCTTCCGGACCGACCAGGTGAGCGGGTTGATCATCGCCGTCGAGACCAGCGCGTTCGCGCGTCCCAGCACCCTGCGCCGCGGGCTTCCGGAGGCGATCGACGTCTGGATCGCGCGGGCGCTGCAACGGCAACCCGAGGCGCGCTTCTCGTCGGCGCGTGAGCTGGCGGAGACCTTCGAGCAGGCCTCGGGAGCGACGGTGAGGGCCACCGAACCCGAGTCGGGCGCGAGCATCTCGTCTCGCCCCACGGCGCGCTCGGTGCCGCCCACGCCTGATTCGAGACCTGGTCTGGGAGGTCCACCGAGCTGGTCGGGCGGGAGCCTCATGAGCGGGCCGCTCTCCACCGCGCTCGGCGCCAGCGCGCTCGGGGATCGTGAGCGTGGTCCCGAGTCCCGCCGGCTCGCCGTTTCGGTCACCGACGACAGCCCTCGCTCCAGGCTCGGCCCGGTGCCGCGTGAAGCGCAGGAGCTCCAGGTGAAAGAGGGGCGGGTCTCCCTCGTGCGCGGTCACATCGTCAAGCTCGGCACCGAGGCCATCGTCTGCCCCGCGGACGAGAAGCTCTCACCCGGTTTCGATGGGGTGAGCCAGGCGATCCACCGCGCCGCTGGGCCCGAGCTCGCCGAGATGGCAACCCGCATCGGTCCCTGCGCCCAGGGCAACGCCGAGATCACGGGCGCCGGGCGCCTCCCCGCGCCCATCCGGAACGTCATTCACGCCGTGGGGCCGCTGTTCCAGGCATCCCGGGAGCCGGAGTGTGCCGCACTCTTGCGCCGCGTGGTCGAGGTGAGCCTGCAGCGCGCCGAGCAGTACGGCGTGCGCAGCGTGGCTTTCCCCGGCATGAGCACGAGCTACGGCTACCCGATCGAGAAGGCCGCCCCCGTCTTGCTCGAAGCGGCCGTCGAGCACCTGCAGCGCCCCACCAGCACGATCCGGCACATCGTGTTCGCCCTGCTCACCGATGTGAGCTTCCAGGTCTTCACCCAGGCGCTCGGCGCCCTCTCCCGCAAACGCTCCTGA
- a CDS encoding (2Fe-2S)-binding protein — protein sequence MSNEGNGRDDRGSTAGGAPDRDNGQASSPGGSPLFSRRKFLAGTSLTAATSAVLEACKPAEAPGVSRKAVEVIGPSPIPISLQINGKPRTLSVEPRATLADALRVELGLTGTKVVCDRGACSACTVWLDGTPVCSCMTFALDAVGHAITTVEGLARGDKLHPVQQAFVECDAAQCGFCTPGMVMSCAALLQRNPSPTLDDVRTATSGNLCRCGTYPKVFEATLVAARRLGKGS from the coding sequence GTGTCGAATGAGGGAAACGGTCGAGACGACCGGGGGTCCACGGCTGGTGGGGCGCCGGATCGAGACAACGGACAGGCGTCATCGCCCGGCGGTTCGCCCCTGTTCAGCCGGCGCAAATTTCTCGCAGGGACGAGCCTGACGGCAGCGACCTCCGCGGTCCTCGAAGCGTGCAAGCCCGCCGAGGCGCCAGGCGTGAGCCGCAAGGCCGTCGAGGTGATCGGCCCCTCTCCGATCCCCATCTCTCTCCAGATCAACGGAAAGCCCCGCACCCTCTCCGTGGAGCCTCGCGCGACGCTCGCGGATGCCCTCCGCGTCGAGCTCGGCCTGACCGGGACCAAGGTCGTGTGCGATCGCGGCGCTTGCTCGGCCTGCACCGTCTGGCTCGACGGCACCCCGGTGTGCTCGTGCATGACCTTCGCGCTCGACGCCGTGGGCCACGCCATCACCACCGTGGAAGGCCTCGCGCGAGGTGACAAGCTGCACCCCGTGCAGCAAGCCTTCGTGGAGTGCGACGCCGCCCAGTGCGGCTTCTGCACGCCGGGCATGGTGATGAGCTGCGCCGCGCTGCTTCAGCGCAACCCCTCGCCGACCCTCGACGACGTGCGAACGGCGACGAGCGGCAACCTGTGCCGCTGCGGCACGTACCCCAAGGTCTTCGAGGCCACCCTCGTCGCGGCGCGGCGCCTGGGCAAGGGGAGCTGA